The following proteins come from a genomic window of Actinopolyspora saharensis:
- the tesB gene encoding acyl-CoA thioesterase II, producing MTRAARDAAADPAGASSQSSVPVDASGMPHGQPVLDRLVALLDLEPIEENIFRGVSPAESPVRVFGGQVAGQALVAAGRTVPSDRRVHSLHAYFLRPGDPSVPIVYEVDRTRDGRSFTTRRVVAVQHGKPIFSLSTSFQIEEEGMDHAESMPEVPAPEELPTYGERLGAMAHEIGGMANLPRPVDIRHVTEPPWLSRRQGPRDARSRVWMRADGELPDDDLLHVCLLAYASDLTLLDSVLIGHGVYWGVDKVQGASLDHAMWFHRRFRADEWFLYDCSSPSASGARGLATGNFFSRDGSLIATVVQEGLLRVAD from the coding sequence CGCCAGCGGAATGCCGCACGGACAGCCTGTGCTGGACCGGCTGGTCGCGTTGCTGGATCTCGAACCCATCGAGGAGAACATTTTCCGGGGGGTCAGTCCCGCGGAATCACCGGTGAGAGTGTTCGGCGGCCAGGTGGCCGGTCAGGCCCTCGTGGCGGCCGGGAGAACGGTGCCGTCCGACCGCAGGGTGCACTCCCTGCACGCCTACTTCCTCCGCCCCGGAGATCCCAGCGTTCCGATCGTCTACGAGGTGGACCGGACCCGTGACGGTCGTTCGTTCACCACGCGTCGGGTCGTCGCGGTGCAGCACGGCAAACCCATCTTCTCGCTGTCCACGTCCTTCCAGATCGAGGAGGAGGGCATGGACCACGCGGAGTCGATGCCCGAGGTCCCCGCCCCGGAGGAGCTGCCGACCTACGGGGAACGCCTCGGTGCCATGGCCCACGAGATCGGAGGCATGGCCAACCTGCCGCGACCCGTGGACATCCGACACGTCACCGAACCGCCGTGGCTGAGCCGCAGGCAGGGGCCGCGGGACGCCCGCAGCAGGGTGTGGATGCGGGCCGACGGCGAGCTGCCCGACGACGATCTGCTGCACGTCTGCCTGCTCGCCTACGCCTCGGACCTGACGCTGCTGGACTCGGTGCTCATCGGGCACGGCGTGTACTGGGGGGTGGACAAGGTCCAGGGCGCGAGCCTGGACCACGCGATGTGGTTCCACCGTCGCTTCCGCGCGGACGAGTGGTTCCTCTACGACTGCAGCTCCCCGAGCGCTTCCGGGGCGCGCGGGTTGGCGACCGGGAACTTCTTCTCCAGGGACGGTTCCCTGATCGCCACCGTCGTCCAGGAAGGGCTGCTTCGCGTGGCGGACTGA
- a CDS encoding Lrp/AsnC family transcriptional regulator translates to MTNTVELDSVDWRILEELQNDATLPNRTLAERIGLAASSCLQRVRRLREQGVITGSHIDVDPAATGLTLEAVVSINVRPHTRAVVDSFREFVMAQPETRSLLHVSGQADFMLHVAVADSAHLQSFLVDKLSARTEVRHFTTSVVLEQVHTRALTPPRPPRPARRRG, encoded by the coding sequence ATGACGAACACAGTAGAACTGGATTCGGTGGACTGGCGGATTCTGGAGGAGTTGCAGAACGACGCGACGCTGCCCAACAGGACGCTGGCCGAAAGGATCGGGCTGGCCGCGTCGAGCTGCCTGCAGCGAGTGCGCAGGCTGCGCGAGCAGGGGGTGATAACCGGCTCGCACATCGACGTGGACCCGGCCGCGACCGGTCTGACCCTGGAAGCGGTGGTGTCCATCAACGTCCGCCCGCACACGCGGGCCGTGGTGGACTCCTTCCGGGAGTTCGTGATGGCCCAGCCCGAGACCCGTTCGCTGCTCCACGTCAGCGGCCAGGCCGATTTCATGCTGCACGTAGCCGTGGCCGACAGCGCGCACCTGCAGAGCTTCCTCGTGGACAAGCTGTCCGCGCGCACGGAGGTGCGGCACTTCACCACGTCGGTGGTGCTCGAACAGGTCCACACCCGCGCGCTCACTCCACCCCGTCCACCGCGGCCCGCACGCAGGCGGGGTTGA
- a CDS encoding LysE family translocator, whose translation MSVKEFAVHIAWGSFLLALLVIILVPGPDFVVVTRNAASGTRWGWLAAAGVICGLLVHASAATAGLSALVVAVPGALVVVKVIGICYLAFMGLQILRRAGTGTVRDTAAEPTSRRAVFFRGLLIDVLNPKVLLTFLTLLPQAMDPSGDPMPQALLLSGVAVSSFAAWWLIVVPSVGWLSAFLAAPRRKRVFERCCGGALLVMAGSIAMA comes from the coding sequence ATGAGTGTGAAGGAGTTCGCGGTGCACATCGCTTGGGGGTCGTTCCTGCTCGCCCTGCTGGTGATCATCCTGGTTCCGGGGCCCGACTTCGTGGTGGTGACCAGAAACGCCGCGAGCGGAACCAGGTGGGGATGGTTGGCCGCGGCCGGTGTGATCTGCGGGCTGCTCGTGCACGCGAGCGCGGCCACCGCGGGACTGTCCGCTCTGGTCGTGGCCGTCCCCGGGGCGTTGGTCGTGGTCAAGGTGATCGGGATCTGCTATCTGGCCTTCATGGGGCTGCAGATCCTGCGACGGGCGGGCACCGGAACCGTGCGCGACACGGCAGCGGAGCCGACGTCGCGGAGGGCGGTGTTCTTCCGCGGTTTGCTGATCGACGTGCTCAACCCGAAGGTGCTGCTCACCTTCCTCACCCTGCTGCCGCAGGCCATGGATCCCTCCGGTGATCCGATGCCCCAGGCACTGTTGTTGAGCGGGGTGGCGGTCTCATCGTTCGCCGCCTGGTGGTTGATCGTGGTTCCCTCGGTCGGGTGGTTGTCGGCCTTTCTCGCCGCCCCGCGGCGGAAGCGTGTCTTCGAGCGCTGCTGCGGGGGTGCGCTGCTGGTGATGGCCGGCTCCATCGCGATGGCCTGA
- the dacB gene encoding D-alanyl-D-alanine carboxypeptidase/D-alanyl-D-alanine endopeptidase translates to MRRGLALLLGFVVLLTIPTGAASPPSPDTGGELRDDLDGILEDPRLEGATAGVVVRDPRSDRVLYARNPRTRMTPASNAKLFTSVAALETLGEDFRFDTEVLATGERRGAELRGELYLRGTGDPTMLAADYRELAAEVAASGIEVVRGRVLADDSWFTGPGLANGWMAVDEPYHYAAPVSALTVAPTEDYDAGSVLVRVRPGDPGTPVRVSTRPSTGAVTVVNRARTSSAGSPETLSVRREHGSDRVLVSGELPADSGRKRFFSSVPDPTRYALDVFRRALAEHGVSFEGVGTARTPERARVLAEHRSMPLGELLTPFLKLSNNGHAETLVKTMGRRVLGEGSWTAGMQVLRNELDALGVDPGSYRLVDGSGLSTLDAVSPRQLSLLLDAARAEPWFDTWYAALPVAGAPERLVGGTLRGRMGGTAAEGEVVAKTGSMTGVTALSGYVRTRSDRPLVFSVVFNDFLGAAPRDVQDALAVRLAEHGGDASPGTGDPRSREHDPPRISAGRDGSGVDARRSALECSWTKSCRTDNDG, encoded by the coding sequence TTGCGACGTGGGCTGGCTCTGCTCCTGGGGTTCGTCGTGCTGTTGACGATCCCCACCGGCGCCGCTTCGCCCCCCTCGCCGGACACGGGTGGTGAGCTGCGCGACGACCTGGACGGAATACTCGAGGACCCCCGGCTGGAGGGGGCGACCGCCGGGGTCGTGGTTCGCGACCCGCGCAGCGACCGCGTGCTCTACGCGCGGAACCCGCGCACGCGGATGACCCCTGCCTCCAACGCCAAGCTGTTCACCTCGGTGGCCGCGCTGGAAACGCTCGGAGAGGACTTCCGGTTCGACACCGAGGTGCTCGCGACGGGGGAAAGGCGGGGAGCGGAGCTGCGCGGTGAGCTGTACCTGCGCGGGACCGGCGATCCGACGATGCTGGCTGCCGATTACCGGGAGCTGGCCGCCGAGGTCGCCGCGTCCGGGATCGAGGTCGTGCGCGGCAGGGTGCTCGCCGACGACAGCTGGTTCACCGGTCCGGGGCTGGCCAACGGATGGATGGCCGTGGACGAGCCCTACCACTACGCGGCACCGGTCTCGGCGCTCACCGTCGCCCCCACCGAGGACTACGACGCCGGTTCGGTGCTCGTCCGGGTGCGTCCGGGGGATCCGGGGACCCCCGTGCGGGTGAGCACCAGGCCCTCGACCGGTGCGGTCACCGTGGTCAACCGCGCTCGAACGAGCAGTGCCGGCTCCCCGGAGACCCTGTCCGTGCGTCGTGAGCACGGGAGCGACCGGGTGCTCGTTTCCGGGGAACTGCCCGCCGATTCGGGGAGGAAGCGCTTCTTCAGCAGCGTCCCGGATCCCACCCGGTACGCGCTGGACGTGTTCCGGCGCGCGTTGGCCGAGCACGGGGTGTCCTTCGAGGGGGTGGGCACCGCCCGAACCCCCGAACGGGCGAGGGTGTTGGCCGAGCACCGTTCCATGCCTCTGGGCGAGCTGCTGACCCCCTTCCTCAAGTTGAGCAACAACGGGCACGCGGAAACGCTGGTCAAGACCATGGGAAGGCGGGTTCTGGGCGAGGGCAGCTGGACCGCCGGGATGCAGGTGCTCCGGAACGAGCTGGACGCCCTCGGTGTGGATCCCGGGAGCTACCGCCTCGTCGACGGCTCCGGGCTCTCCACGCTGGACGCGGTGAGCCCGCGGCAGCTGAGCCTGCTGCTCGACGCCGCGCGTGCGGAACCGTGGTTCGACACCTGGTACGCGGCGCTGCCCGTCGCGGGAGCGCCCGAACGGTTGGTCGGAGGCACGCTCAGGGGGCGCATGGGAGGCACCGCCGCCGAGGGCGAGGTGGTGGCCAAGACGGGGTCGATGACCGGGGTGACCGCTCTGTCCGGGTACGTGCGCACCCGCTCGGACCGGCCTCTGGTGTTCTCGGTCGTGTTCAACGACTTCCTGGGAGCCGCCCCGCGCGACGTGCAGGACGCGCTGGCGGTGCGACTGGCCGAGCACGGAGGTGACGCGTCCCCCGGAACGGGCGATCCGCGTTCCCGGGAGCACGACCCGCCGCGCATTTCCGCTGGAAGGGACGGCTCCGGTGTCGACGCCCGCCGCTCAGCGCTCGAGTGCTCCTGGACCAAGAGCTGTCGCACCGACAACGATGGTTGA